In Stigmatopora argus isolate UIUO_Sarg chromosome 10, RoL_Sarg_1.0, whole genome shotgun sequence, the following proteins share a genomic window:
- the LOC144083984 gene encoding cyclin-dependent kinase-like 1 isoform X2, which yields MEKYEKLAKIGEGSYGVVFKCRNRDTDQIVAIKKFVESEDDPMIKKIALREIRMLKQLKHVNLVNLLEVFRKKRRLHLVFEFCEQTVLNELEKHPRGVPEAQLKSIVWQTLQAVNFCHKHNCIHRDVKPENILLTKTGVVKLCDFGFARILTGPEDDYTDYVATRWYRAPELLVGDTQYGPPVDVWALGCVFAELLCGSPLWPGKSDVDQLYLIRKTLGDLIPRHQQAFRSNVFFSGVSIPEPDTTETLEKRFSGASPPALLVMKVQYLPQLTNSNMSPAADVKKPLKHKYHLPNI from the exons atggaaaaatacgaGAAACTGGCCAAAATTGGAGAAGGCTCCTATGGGGTCGTTTTTAAGTGCAGAAATCGAGATACGGACCAAATTGTGGCCATCAAAAAGTTTGTGGAATCCGAAGACGATCCCATGATCAAGAAGATTGCGCTGAGGGAAATACGCATGTTGAAG CAGTTAAAGCACGTCAACCTGGTCAATTTATTGGAGGTGTTCCGCAAGAAACGGCGCCTCCATCTGGTCTTTGAGTTCTGCGAGCAGACCGTCCTCAACGAGCTGGAAAAACACCCTCGAGG GGTTCCCGAGGCGCAACTGAAAAGCATCGTGTGGCAGACGCTGCAGGCCGTCAATTTTTGTCACAAGCACAAT TGCATCCACCGTGACGTCAAGCCCGAGAACATCCTCCTCACCAAGACCGGCGTCGTCAAGTTGTGCGACTTTGGCTTCGCTCGCATTCTCA CGGGACCAGAAGACGACTACACGGACTACGTGGCGACCCGCTGGTACCGCGCTCCGGAACTGCTGGTCGGGGACACTCAGTACGGCCCCCCGGTGGACGTGTGGGCGCTGGGGTGCGTCTTTGCCGAGCTGCTCTGCGGGAGTCCCCTCTGGCCGGGCAAGTCCGACGTGGACCAGCTCTACCTCATCCGCAAAACTCTCG GGGACCTCATCCCTCGGCACCAGCAGGCGTTCCGCTCCAACGTCTTCTTCAGCGGCGTCAGTATTCCGGAACCCGACACCACG GAAACTCTGGAAAAGCGATTCTCTGGAGCGTCACCACCGGCTCTCCTGGTCATGAAG GTTCAATACCTGCCGCAGTTAACAAACAGCAATATGTCGCCCGCAGCCGATGTCAAGAAGCCGCTGAAACACAAGTATCACCTGCCTAATATTTAG
- the LOC144083984 gene encoding cyclin-dependent kinase-like 1 isoform X1 — protein sequence MEKYEKLAKIGEGSYGVVFKCRNRDTDQIVAIKKFVESEDDPMIKKIALREIRMLKQLKHVNLVNLLEVFRKKRRLHLVFEFCEQTVLNELEKHPRGVPEAQLKSIVWQTLQAVNFCHKHNCIHRDVKPENILLTKTGVVKLCDFGFARILTGPEDDYTDYVATRWYRAPELLVGDTQYGPPVDVWALGCVFAELLCGSPLWPGKSDVDQLYLIRKTLGDLIPRHQQAFRSNVFFSGVSIPEPDTTETLEKRFSGASPPALLVMKSCLVMDPSLRLSCEEILALPYIHGDAGSGWAREGEQRLARRHDRGLRRRQTGVQYLPQLTNSNMSPAADVKKPLKHKYHLPNI from the exons atggaaaaatacgaGAAACTGGCCAAAATTGGAGAAGGCTCCTATGGGGTCGTTTTTAAGTGCAGAAATCGAGATACGGACCAAATTGTGGCCATCAAAAAGTTTGTGGAATCCGAAGACGATCCCATGATCAAGAAGATTGCGCTGAGGGAAATACGCATGTTGAAG CAGTTAAAGCACGTCAACCTGGTCAATTTATTGGAGGTGTTCCGCAAGAAACGGCGCCTCCATCTGGTCTTTGAGTTCTGCGAGCAGACCGTCCTCAACGAGCTGGAAAAACACCCTCGAGG GGTTCCCGAGGCGCAACTGAAAAGCATCGTGTGGCAGACGCTGCAGGCCGTCAATTTTTGTCACAAGCACAAT TGCATCCACCGTGACGTCAAGCCCGAGAACATCCTCCTCACCAAGACCGGCGTCGTCAAGTTGTGCGACTTTGGCTTCGCTCGCATTCTCA CGGGACCAGAAGACGACTACACGGACTACGTGGCGACCCGCTGGTACCGCGCTCCGGAACTGCTGGTCGGGGACACTCAGTACGGCCCCCCGGTGGACGTGTGGGCGCTGGGGTGCGTCTTTGCCGAGCTGCTCTGCGGGAGTCCCCTCTGGCCGGGCAAGTCCGACGTGGACCAGCTCTACCTCATCCGCAAAACTCTCG GGGACCTCATCCCTCGGCACCAGCAGGCGTTCCGCTCCAACGTCTTCTTCAGCGGCGTCAGTATTCCGGAACCCGACACCACG GAAACTCTGGAAAAGCGATTCTCTGGAGCGTCACCACCGGCTCTCCTGGTCATGAAG TCGTGCCTAGTGATGGATCCGTCGCTCAGGCTGTCGTGCGAGGAGATTCTGGCGCTGCCCTACATCCACGGGGACGCCGGCTCCGGTTGGGCCCGCGAGGGGGAACAACGTCTGGCGAGACGCCACGATAGAGGCCTCCGTCGCAGGCAGACCGGG GTTCAATACCTGCCGCAGTTAACAAACAGCAATATGTCGCCCGCAGCCGATGTCAAGAAGCCGCTGAAACACAAGTATCACCTGCCTAATATTTAG
- the LOC144083984 gene encoding cyclin-dependent kinase-like 1 isoform X3, with translation MEKYEKLAKIGEGSYGVVFKCRNRDTDQIVAIKKFVESEDDPMIKKIALREIRMLKQLKHVNLVNLLEVFRKKRRLHLVFEFCEQTVLNELEKHPRGVPEAQLKSIVWQTLQAVNFCHKHNCIHRDVKPENILLTKTGVVKLCDFGFARILSWVHCRDQKTTTRTTWRPAGTALRNCWSGTLSTAPRWTCGRWGASLPSCSAGVPSGRASPTWTSSTSSAKLSVRLEMEGAKGARNRFLIISKSQGTSSLGTSRRSAPTSSSAASVFRNPTPRKLWKSDSLERHHRLSWS, from the exons atggaaaaatacgaGAAACTGGCCAAAATTGGAGAAGGCTCCTATGGGGTCGTTTTTAAGTGCAGAAATCGAGATACGGACCAAATTGTGGCCATCAAAAAGTTTGTGGAATCCGAAGACGATCCCATGATCAAGAAGATTGCGCTGAGGGAAATACGCATGTTGAAG CAGTTAAAGCACGTCAACCTGGTCAATTTATTGGAGGTGTTCCGCAAGAAACGGCGCCTCCATCTGGTCTTTGAGTTCTGCGAGCAGACCGTCCTCAACGAGCTGGAAAAACACCCTCGAGG GGTTCCCGAGGCGCAACTGAAAAGCATCGTGTGGCAGACGCTGCAGGCCGTCAATTTTTGTCACAAGCACAAT TGCATCCACCGTGACGTCAAGCCCGAGAACATCCTCCTCACCAAGACCGGCGTCGTCAAGTTGTGCGACTTTGGCTTCGCTCGCATTCTCAGTTGGGTccattgt CGGGACCAGAAGACGACTACACGGACTACGTGGCGACCCGCTGGTACCGCGCTCCGGAACTGCTGGTCGGGGACACTCAGTACGGCCCCCCGGTGGACGTGTGGGCGCTGGGGTGCGTCTTTGCCGAGCTGCTCTGCGGGAGTCCCCTCTGGCCGGGCAAGTCCGACGTGGACCAGCTCTACCTCATCCGCAAAACTCTCGGTACGCCTTGAAATGGAGGGTGCTAAAGGGGCCAGAAACCGCTTTCTGATCATTTCTAAATCCCAGGGGACCTCATCCCTCGGCACCAGCAGGCGTTCCGCTCCAACGTCTTCTTCAGCGGCGTCAGTATTCCGGAACCCGACACCACG GAAACTCTGGAAAAGCGATTCTCTGGAGCGTCACCACCGGCTCTCCTGGTCATGA